In the Malassezia vespertilionis chromosome 1, complete sequence genome, one interval contains:
- the HUL4 gene encoding HECT-type E3 ubiquitin transferase (EggNog:ENOG503NUFY; COG:O), which produces MPPHAAAWSKPWAAKQDTQPITGFPDLGAAQQVCNTRRSRNAVRTAAASAPESDTHAAADLYPRRIDLLNHRASDWTKSGRMAHATVYSDIAQNDTLHSPASTLDEDEPRCSMASIVVRDKTQKNSALGAWASMFQVRADPVAAISLSTRHPMLLAPGHTLDQGATSTETVHDPGEMQETALLCGGAHALHAYYTQSVRALHADTHAGHADPVASFAPLVEFVARCMHAPMLFARAFDSDALHILHTLLDSSDAYPMPDAVRRALMARAQEGLYTLAATAKAASGAVFASRFTPHRASSAQCVWLAMSLGSVLTHAHVVALADALTPSAPPVALLGAVASQLSSTVSWCLGTVTSLAPPQRRAAYESDARLAPLLAALTYAWHSNLALPRAQQQPVPTFYATATELVNVLDEYAQWVHGAPALLCEVPYVLTLGAKAQIFTWEAQAAMRQASHHAWMHDLQKPLALSGKARMVQDAMAEARSGTTSGTAQAAHGMERDGTFSITVRRDHIVEDSRDALCGRDTCMLHRPLKITFFGEGAQDAGGLTKEWLLLLCEALTQSLFTELDDAAMRGVLWYAETLPLSTAQAEKRRATAPDALEDMHLLGAALGLALFHQIALPLRFSRVLYEQLLRLANGDTPLPCDLDTLAALKPQLAAGLAAVLAHDASTVEEAMQLMWTVERNGTTHALCPDGDARRVDAENRAAYVARFCEWELCDAVCAPRKALLSGFARVAIPQGMQRSPLMLLQPVELETLLCGRDEDALDIGALRASTAHVGFPDAKAHHAPAVYANLDHFWDTWQRLAPAEQHALLGYITGSPRVPAMGAAAIHLRIQHVDDPYTALGAERMQRIPWSSTCTSTLFLPVYASPATLEEKVRIALAHSIGFGLA; this is translated from the coding sequence ATGCCGccacacgctgcagcgtggagCAAGCCGTGGGCCGCAAAGCAAGATACCCAACCCATTACCGGGTTCCCTGaccttggcgccgcgcagcaggtATGCAATACACGACGATCGCGCAatgccgtgcgcaccgctgccgcaagcgcgccggaatccgacacgcacgccgctgccgatCTGTATCCCCGCCGTATCGATCTTCTTAATCACCGTGCGAGCGACTGGACCAAGAGTGGGCGGATGGCGCATGCGACCGTATACTCAGATATTGCACAAAACGACACGCTGCATTCGCCAGCGTCCACGCTGGACGAAGACGAGCCGCGGTGCAGCATGGCCAGCATCgttgtgcgcgacaagaCCCAAAAGAActcggcgctcggcgcgtggGCGTCCATGTTTCAGGTGCGTGCCGATCCCGTCGCTGCTATCTCGCTCAGTACACGCCATCCCATGTTATTAGCGCCTGGCCACACACTCGACCAAGGCGCAACGAGCACGGAAACAGTCCATGATCCTGGTGAAATGCAGGAGACGGCCCTCTTGTGCGGCGGTGcacatgcgctgcacgcctACTACACACAAAgtgtgcgcgccttgcacgCAGATACGCACGCTGGACACGCTGATCCCGTCGCAagctttgcgccgctcgtggAGTTTgtcgcgcggtgcatgcacgctCCGATGCTcttcgcgcgtgcattcgACAGTGATGCGCTTCATATCCTGCATACGCTGCTGGATAGCAGCGATGCATACCCAATGCCGGATGCCGTGCGCAGAGCGCTAATGGCACGCGCCCAGGAGGGCCTCTATACGCTCGCAGCGACGGCCAAAGCGGCGTCTGGCGCAGTATTTGCCTCGCGCTTCACGCCTCACCGTGCGAGCAGCGCCCAGTGCGTGTGGCTGGCCATGTCCCTTGGTTCTGTGCTGACGCATGCACACGTAGTTGCGCTGGCCGATGCGCTTActcccagcgcgccgcccgtcgcgctgctcggcgcggtaGCATCGCAGCTGAGCTCGACCGTGAGCTGGTGTCTCGGCACGGTTActtcgctcgcgccgccgcaacgtcgcgctgcgtacgAATCGGATGCGCGtctggcgccgctgcttgccgcgcttaCCTACGCGTGGCATTCGAATCTagcgctgccgcgcgcgcagcagcagcccGTCCCGACATTCTACGCGACAGCCACCGAGCTCGTCaatgtgctggacgagtATGCACAATGGGTCCATGGCGCCCCTGCACTCCTGTGCGAAGTGCCCTATGTATTGACCCTCGGCGCCAAAGCGCAAATCTTTACGTGGGAAGCACAAgccgcgatgcgccaaGCGTCGCATCACGCGTGGATGCACGACCTGCAAAAGCCACTAGCGCTTagcggcaaggcgcgcatggtACAGGACGCGATGGCCGAGGCACGCTCAGGTACCACTAGCGGCActgcacaagcagcgcacggcatggagcgcgacggcaccttttccattaccgtgcgccgcgaccaTATCGTGGAAGAttcgcgcgatgcgctctgTGGACGCGACACATGCATGCTCCATCGTCCTTTGAAAATCACTTTTTTCGGCGAAGGCGCACAGGATGCGGGCGGCCTTACGAAGGAATGGCTTCTCCTTTTGTGCGAGGCGCTCACGCAGAGCCTCTTTACAgagctggacgatgcagcgatgcgcggcgtgctgtgGTATGCAGAAACACTACCGCTTTCCACAGCACAGGCGgaaaagcggcgtgccACGGCCCCtgacgcgctcgaggatATGCATCTGCTcggtgctgcgcttggtcTCGCCCTCTTTCACCAAATCGCACTCCCGCTGCGTTTTTCGCGCGTTTTGTacgagcagctgctgcggctTGCAAACGGCGATACGCCATTGCCGTGCGACTTGGAcacgctcgctgcgctgaaACCACAGCTGGCTGCGGGGCTGGCCGCAGTGCTGGCGCACGACGCTTCGACGGTCGAAGAAGCCATGCAGCTTATGTGGAccgtcgagcgcaacgGCACTACGCATGCACTGTGTCCAGATGGCGACGCACGCCGTGTTGACGCTGAGAATCGCGCCGCGTATGTTGCGCGTTTTTGCGAATGGGAGCTGTGCGACGCTGTATGTGCGCCGAGAAAAGCGCTTTTGTCGGGGTTTGCGAGGGTGGCGATCCCACAAggcatgcagcgctcaCCCCTGATGCTGCTCCAGCCTGTGGAGCTCGAGACACTCTTGTGTGGGCGCGACGAAGATGCACTGGATATAggtgcactgcgcgccagcaccgcgcacgtTGGCTTCCCCGACGCCAAGGCGCACCATGCGCCAGCGGTGTATGCCAACTTGGATCATTTCTGGGATACATGGCAGCGTCTTGCGCCTGCGGAGCAGCATGCATTGCTCGGGTACATTACCGGCAGtccgcgcgtgcctgcCATGGGCGCTGCCGCGATTCACCTGCGTATACAGCACGTCGACGATCCATACACCGCGCTGGGTGCCGAgcggatgcagcgcattccGTGGAGCAGTACGTGCACGTCGACCCTATTCCTCCCCGTCTATGCCTCGCCTGCGACGCTGGAGGAGAAAGtgcgcattgcgcttgCCCATAGTATAGGATTTGGGCTAGCCTAG